Proteins encoded together in one Hevea brasiliensis isolate MT/VB/25A 57/8 chromosome 16, ASM3005281v1, whole genome shotgun sequence window:
- the LOC110640886 gene encoding protein NETWORKED 1D isoform X2 has protein sequence MSRITKWKLEKTKVKVVFRLQFHATHIPQSGWDKLFISFIPTDSGKATAKTTKANVRNGACKWADPIYETTRLLQDNKTKQYDEKLYKLVVAMGSTRSTILGEATINLADYTDALKPSVIALPLHGCDSGSILHVTVQLLTSKTGFREFEQQRERGLQTDHNSPDESSGRKVSSSEISDQIDKVNTRVRFKEKSKDLASLEEEVGPNEEYADSAVGFDGSSNTSESLYAEKHETSSTHEIDSIRSTVSGDLAGLSLSQSPQLEKGDPSDHRFSVQGTNDWVHGWSSDYSVDNDLAAAYEDNIRLRGSLEVAESSIHELKLEVNSIQSHADNIGHEAQKFAKQLDAEIASGKELLKEVSVLKSECSKLKGDLEQLKVSKLCPPFSSREVFGAEQNRLFQDLQLRWLKGLLAMEDKIREFQNKECFGNDERDFRFLSSDIEALLGILQNLKQASGLSASSLNLLPSEGASIKEIREMSLHKNCQFATGEGFDVDLYQPELGMLHCLNIPGLISHESDAVDTINAMRSKIFELLRELDESKADRESLAKKMDQMECYYEALVQELEENQSRILHELQNIRNEHSTCLYTVSSTKAEMESMRQDLNDQIVRLANDKSDIDSLNKELEGRAVTAEAALKRARLNYSIAVDQLQKDLELLSLQVLSMYETNENLIRQAFVDSSQPSIQEFDSREYAAKLLQFQNQAVGIRKQQLGGDSLDDLKRSLHLQEGLYQKVEEEVFEMHFVNIYLDVLSRALQETLLGANEDVKLMNEKVNELKEQLELSAESKVLLMQKLQIALDDVHSLNDYKANCIAKCNDVTQQNRNLEVNLQNVTCENHCLVQKITEWEAQVMQYRGYESKYEACSAEKAELVCLLEKKTLENGILQQENLSLQDELKIVKIEFGEQASQKENLQNLVDFLRCKLQNLLASYKNKNINGLPLFCESDSQDLQSRDLTGVLMQLEELQHNACERILQLVEEKKCLMHEMDVAQLSTTTAESEIALMKQKFEHEIRSMVDKLDVSNALLQKLQLDIDIFADRLEVSSEVEEKCTQQHNELFSDLDHMEVALEELASMNRNLAHEISAFETLTAAELTKENHALMASLQEKNEECTNMASELKSLKESLQSLYDENQALVASSRDKTEESVWLASELKNIRESLQSLHDENQALMMSLRDKTEESVKLASEPNSLKESLQSLHDENQALVASTQDKTDESSKLVSELSSLKESLQSLHDEKQTLIASLQNKIKESANLALELNHLKETLQSLDDEKQSLMASSQEKTKETAKLTSELNSLKENLQTLHDENQVLMVCSREKSEESSKLKLELNSLKECLQSVHNENQDLVVSSQDKTNECVQLASELNRLGESLRSLYDQLQEERRVRESLEIKITNQTSQLNEKEFQLLHLKKLVSDLELEKLRVCNLLSHYDDSLKSIREECCSLSGLETEICEVHELLIAADVKLIFTRTQYEDRVEELVLQLCSSDRQVTELLKKHIDLETTLTHCLANEAQYIEENANLLTSLNSIRSEIEASIAENSLLLEANRVTTAELEEYKHWAHNVVLRDFEGKSQQCQDVERLKHTMLSFEEETDNLMFSKEEMEVQVLVLKAKLDEQQAHIIAMEGYGDELMMLKKQCNELAQRLAEQILKTEEFRNLSVHLKELKDKADAECIQAREKREPEVPPVAMQESLRIAFIKEQYETRLQELKLQLSISKKHSEEMLWKLQDAIDEIENRKKSEACHLKKNEELGMEILKLESELQSVLSDKCERMNAYDLMKAEMECSLISLECCKEEKQKLEVCLQECNKEKSKLAVELAQMKELLENSKLAVNIQEGGNDGSCKGDCMSSDESVFRNVYQEDPIADASSFGRKSVDAAPTSGPTRDSALKCLEQDSSKNCGEAENTCPAPINTVGQTNTLVNMQLDQDVLVSSGVNGIQSPILLNQEKLLHSDMKHLALINEHFRAESLKSSMDHLSNELKRMKNENSLLQDNHGFHQKFPTLQREFMQLEKANEELGSMFPLFNEFSGTGNALERVLALEIELAEALQAKKQSSIHFQSSFLKQHSDEEAVFKSFRDINELIKDMLELKGRYTAVESELKEMHDRYSQLSLQFAEVEGERQKLMMTLKNVRASKKALHLNRSSSASVGDHSL, from the exons ATTCCACAATCAGGATGGGATAAGCTTTTTATATCTTTCATTCCTACTGATTCTGGAAAAGCAACGGCAAAGACAACCAAAGCCAATGTGAGAAATGGGGCCTGTAAATGGGCAGATCCCATCTATGAGACAACCAGACTTCTCCAAGATAATAAAACCAAGCAATATGATGAAAAACTCTATAAGCTTGTTGTGGCAATG GGTTCAACACGATCTACTATACTTGGTGAGGCTACCATCAACCTTGCTGATTATACTGATGCATTAAAACCTTCTGTCATTGCTCTGCCTCTTCATGGGTGTGATTCTGGCTCTATTTTACAT GTCACTGTGCAGCtgcttacttctaaaactggtttCAG AGAGTTTGAGCAGCAGAGAGAAAGGGGATTGCAGACTGACCACAATAGTCCTGATGAATCTTCTGGCCGAAAAGTATCATCTTCAGAAATCAGTGATCAGATAGACAAG GTAAATACAAGAGTTAGATTCAAAGAAAAATCTAAAGATCTTGCTTCACTTGAGGAAGAGGTGGGGCCAAATGAAGAATATGCAGACTCGGCTGTTGGATTTGATGGCTCTTCCAATACTTCAGAAAGCTTATATGCTGAGAAGCATGAAACCTCCAGTACACACGAAATTGATAGCATTAGAAGTACTGTCTCTGGTGATTTAGCTGGACTTTCCCTCAGTCAAAGTCCTCAGCTGGAGAAGGGGGATCCTTCTGATCATCGGTTTTCAGTGCAGGGGACCAATGATTGGGTTCATGGCTGGAGTTCAGACTATTCTGTCGACAATGATTTGGCGGCTGCTTATGAAGATAATATTAGGCTTAGAGGAAGCTTGGAAGTAGCTGAGTCATCTATTCATGAGCTTAAATTGGAGGTAAACTCGATACAGAGTCATGCTGATAACATAGGTCATGAAGCACAGAAATTTGCTAAGCAACTTGATGCTGAGATTGCTTCTGGAAAAGAGCTATTAAAAGAGGTATCTGTACTGAAATCAGAGTGTTCAAAGTTGAAAGGTGATCTTGAACAGCTAAAGGTTTCTAAATTATGCCCTCCATTTAGCAGCAGAGAAGTTTTTGGGGCAGAACAGAACCGCTTATTTCAAGATTTACAGCTCAGATGGCTAAAGGGGCTTTTAGCCATGGAGGATAAAATAAGAGAATTTCAGAATAAGGAATGCTTTGGCAATGATGAGAGAGACTTCAGATTCCTTTCTTCAGATATAGAGGCATTGCTTGGTATCTTGCAGAATCTCAAACAAGCAAGTGGACTATCAGCTTCTAGTCTCAACTTGTTACCCTCAGAAGGAGCGAGCATAAAGGAGATTAGAGAAATGAGTCTGCATAAAAATTGCCAGTTTGCAACAGGTGAAGGGTTTGATGTGGACTTATATCAACCTGAGCTAGGCATGCTTCATTGTCTTAACATACCTGGTCTGATTTCTCATGAATCTGATGCTGTAGATACAATTAATGCAATGAGAAGCAAGATTTTTGAACTTCTGAGAGAGTTGGATGAGTCAAAAGCAGATCGGGAGAGTCTTGCAAAGAAAATGGACCAGATGGAGTGCTACTATGAAGCCCTTGTCCAGGAACTTGAGGAAAATCAGAGTCGGATACTGCACGAGTtgcaaaatatcagaaatgagcaCTCGACTTGCTTGTATACAGTTTCATCCACTAAGGCTGAGATGGAGTCCATGCGCCAAGACCTGAATGACCAGATAGTAAGACTTGCCAATGACAAAAGTGATATTGATTCCCTCAACAAAGAGCTTGAAGGAAGGGCTGTAACTGCAGAAGCAGCACTCAAAAGGGCACGTTTGAACTATTCAATCGCTGTAGATCAGTTACAGAAGGACCTTGAACTGCTTTCTCTCCAGGTTTTGTCCATGTATGAGACTAATGAGAACCTCATCAGGCAAGCCTTTGTAGATTCTTCACAACCAAGCATTCAAGAATTTGATTCAAGGGAATATGCTGCGAAACTCTTGCAATTTCAAAATCAAGCTGTTGGCATAAGGAAACAACAGTTGGGTGGAGATTCTCTAGATGACTTGAAGAGATCATTGCACTTACAGGAAGGTCTTTATCAGAAGGTTGAAGAAGAAGTTTTTGAAATGCATTTTGTTAACATCTACTTGGATGTGCTTTCAAGGGCTCTCCAGGAAACTTTGCTTGGTGCAAATGAAGATGTTAAGCTTATGAATGAGAAAGTAAATGAGCTTAAGGAGCAGCTAGAGCTTTCAGCTGAGTCAAAGGTGTTACTGATGCAAAAGCTGCAGATTGCACTGGATGATGTTCACTCTCTCAATGATTACAAGGCTAATTGCATTGCTAAATGTAATGATGTGACTCAACAAAACCGAAATTTGGAGGTGAATTTACAAAATGTGACCTGTGAAAATCATTGTCTTGTGCAGAAGATTACTGAATGGGAAGCTCAGGTGATGCAATACAGAGGCTATGAGAGCAAATATGAGGCCTGTTCTGCAGAGAAAGCAGAGTTGGTGTGCTTACTGGAAAAGAAAACCCTAGAAAATGGGATTCTTCAACAAGAAAACTTGTCTTTGCAGGATGAGTTGAAAATCGTCAAAATTGAGTTTGGCGAGCAGGCTTCTCAGAAGGAAAACCTGCAGAATCTGGTAGACTTTTTGCGATGTAAATTGCAGAACTTACTGGCGTCCTACAAAaacaaaaatatcaatggattGCCTCTCTTTTGTGAATCTGACAGTCAGGATTTGCAGTCCAGGGACTTAACTGGTGTTCTAATGCAGTTGGAAGAGCTTCAGCACAATGcatgtgaaaggattctccaacTTGTGGAAGAGAAGAAATGTCTAATGCATGAAATGGATGTTGCGCAACTGTCAACTACTACAGCTGAATCTGAGATTGCATTGATGAAGCAAAAGTTTGAACATGAAATAAGGAGTATGGTGGATAAATTAGATGTGTCAAATGCATTGCTGCAGAAGCTTCAATTAGATATTGATATTTTTGCTGACAGACTTGAGGTTAGCTCCGAAGTTGAAGAAAAATGCACACAGCAGCACAATGAGCTTTTCTCTGATCTTGATCATATGGAAGTTgcgcttgaagaacttgcttctATGAACAGAAATCTTGCTCATGAAATCTCGGCATTTGAGACTTTGACGGCAGCAGAACTCACCAAGGAAAACCATGCTTTAATGGCATCTCTACAGGAAAAAAATGAGGAATGTACCAATATGGCATCAGAACTGAAAAGCTTGAAAGAAAGTTTGCAATCTCTGTATGATGAAAACCAGGCTTTAGTGGCATCTTCAAGGGATAAAACAGAGGAGTCTGTCTGGCTTGCTTCAGAGTTAAAAAATATAAGAGAGAGCTTGCAGTCTCTGCATGATGAAAACCAAGCTTTAATGATGTCTTTACGGGATAAAACTGAGGAATCTGTCAAACTCGCATCAGAGCCTAACAGTTTGAAAGAAAGCTTGCAGTCGCTACAtgatgaaaatcaagctttggtgGCATCTACACAGGATAAAACCGATGAATCTTCCAAACTTGTATCGGAGCTTAGTAGTTTGAAAGAAAGTTTGCAGTCGCTGCATGATGAGAAACaaactttgattgcatctttacAAAATAAAATTAAGGAATCTGCTAATCTTGCATTGGAGCTAAACCACTTGAAAGAAACTTTGCAATCTCTGGATGATGAAAAACAATCTTTGATGGCTTCCTCACAAGAAAAAACCAAGGAAACTGCCAAGCTTACATCAGAGCTGAACAGTTTGAAAGAGAATTTGCAGACTCTGCATGATGAAAACCAAGTTTTGATGGTGTGCTCAAGGGAAAAATCTGAGGAATCTTCCAAGCTTAAATTGGAGTTAAACAGTTTGAAAGAATGTCTTCAATCTGTGCACAATGAAAACCAAGATCTGGTTGTGTCTTCGCAGGATAAAACTAATGAGTGTGTTCAGCTTGCATCTGAGCTAAACAGACTGGGAGAGAGTTTGCGATCTCTGTATGATCAGTTGCAAGAAGAAAGAAGGGTGAGAGAGAGTTTAGAGATTAAAATCACGAATCAAACTTCCCAATTAAATGAGAAGGAATTTCAGTTGCTCCATCTCAAGAAATTGGTGTCAGATCTAGAATTGGAGAAATTGAGAGTTTGCAATCTTTTGTCTCACTATGATGACAGCCTTAAAAGCATTCGTGAAGAATGTTGTTCTCTTTCTGGTCTTGAAACTGAGATATGTGAAGTGCATGAACTATTAATAGCTGCAGATGTCAAACTAATTTTCACAAGAACTCAGTATGAAGACAGGGTTGAAGAGCTGGTTTTGCAACTTTGCTCCTCAGATAGGCAGGTTACAGAACTTCTGAAGAAGCATATTGATCTAGAAACAACCCTAACTCACTGTCTTGCCAACGAAGCCCAATACATTGAAGAGAATGCAAATTTGTTGACAAGTCTCAACTCCATTAGATCTGAGATCGAGGCATCTATTGCTGAAAATAGTTTACTTCTTGAGGCAAACAGAGTTACGACAGCTGAGCTTGAGGAATACAAGCATTGGGCTCATAATGTTGTCCTTAGAGATTTTGAGGGTAAAAGTCAGCAATGCCAAGATGTTGAAAGGCTCAAGCACACGATGTTGAGTTTTGAAGAGGAGACTGACAATCTGATGTTCTCCAAGGAAGAAATGGAAGTCCAAGTTCTAGTACTCAAAGCCAAGTTGGATGAACAGCAAGCTCATATAATTGCAATGGAAGGATATGGTGATGAACTAATGATGCTAAAGAAACAGTGTAATGAGCTCGCCCAGAGGCTTGCGGAACAGATTTTGAAGACAGAAGAGTTCAGAAACTTGTCTGTCCATTTGAAGGAGCTTAAGGACAAGGCTGACGCTGAGTGTATCCAGGCTCGTGAAAAAAGAGAACCTGAAGTACCACCAGTTGCCATGCAAGAGTCCTTAAGAATAGCATTTATCAAAGAGCAGTATGAAACCAGGCTGCAGGAACTGAAACTACAACTTTCCATCTCAAAAAAGCATAGTGAAGAAATGTTGTGGAAATTGCAAGATGCCATTGATGAAATTGAAAACAGGAAGAAATCTGAAGCTTGTCATCTGAAGAAAAATGAAGAACTGGGAATGGAGATCTTGAAATTGGAGTCTGAATTACAATCAGTGCTTTCTGACAAGTGTGAAAGAATGAACGCTTATGATCTGATGAAAGCTGAGATGGAATGTTCATTAATAAGCCTAGAGTGCTGCAAAGAAGAAAAGCAAAAGCTTGAGGTGTGTTTGCAAGAATGCAACAAGGAAAAGTCTAAACTTGCGGTTGAACTTGCTCAGATGAAAGAATTGCTAGAGAATTCAAAATTGGCTGTGAATATTCAGGAGGGAGGAAATGATGGATCCTGCAAGGGGGATTGCATGTCTTCTGATGAGTCAGTTTTCAGAAATGTTTACCAGGAAGATCCCATTGCTGATGCTTCAAGCTTTGGAAGAAAGAGTGTAGATGCAGCTCCTACAAGCGGTCCAACTAGAGACTCAGCTCTCAAGTGCTTGGAACAAGATAGTTCCAAGAATTGTGGTGAAGCTGAAAATACATGCCCAGCTCCCATTAACACAGTTGGCCAAACAAACACACTCGTGAATATGCAACTTGATCAG GACGTTCTTGTATCTAGTGGTGTGAATGGAATTCAAAGCCCCATACTCCTAAATCAAGAGAAGTTGCTGCACAGTGACATGAAGCATTTAGCTCTTATCAATGAACATTTCAGAGCCGAAAGTTTAAAGTCTAGCATGGACCACTTGAGTAATGAG TTGAAGAGGATGAAAAACGAGAATTCACTTCTGCAAGATAATCATGGTTTTCACCAGAAATTTCCTACTTTACAAAGAGAATTTATGCAGTTAGAAAAG GCCAATGAAGAACTAGGAAGCATGTTCCCTTTGTTTAATGAATTTTCAGGGACTGGCAATGCGTTAGAAAGGGTGCTTGCATTAGAAATTGAGCTTGCAGAAGCTCTGCAGGCAAAGAAGCAATCAAGCATCCATTTTCAGAG TTCTTTCTTGAAACAACACAGTGATGAGGAAGCAGTATTCAAAAGCTTTAGAGATATCAATGAGCTGATTAAAGACATGCTGGAACTGAAGGGAAGGTATACGGCTGTGGAGAGTGAACTAAAAGAGATGCATGACCGCTACTCTCAGCTAAGCCTTCAATTTGCGGAGGTTGAAGGGGAGAGACAGAAACTCATGATGACTCTTAAGAATGTTCGGGCGTCCAAGAAGGCCCTACACTTAAATCGGTCGTCATCAGCTTCAGTTGGGGACCATTCCTTGTAG